The following coding sequences lie in one Panicum virgatum strain AP13 chromosome 6N, P.virgatum_v5, whole genome shotgun sequence genomic window:
- the LOC120677889 gene encoding polyamine-modulated factor 1-binding protein 1-like gives MANAGRKLPYAFLLLLALAAGVLCVVVLQKVREQRIFAGRLQERDRQLVSLRILLQKEKAFNREMKRKLDEMKATTTSLRTQKIDQKTKLKGLEATVANLKKTQKEKEAALAEKDNRINLMEEAATNLKKARRELEATLTEKDRHIRQMDENATNATNTQKELEAVLREKDSRIRQMEEKAIGSNPDQMAALMEILQWKEAELEEIKTRFQDFKKTDRVDVHNKSTPVQTNNTSTTPNIVVVKRSMNSSIVAIPVKSEEKISANTTVVESAKPEEKRPANTTVVESAKPEEKRPANNTVVESAKPEEKRLANTTVVESKRSKDRSLEEKPVKSATNMEDDGIQGNLNDFDDDIDFDDIYGESRSKKSGSPRRNKKFMTNDLDGIGQSGNSLDQDSDRVRYNRLLEKETAKLSKETKKNNTNGSLEKTSKASLDHGGHTTSEKVMQGMAGAADVKPSINMLLNNDEAKQQNRKQKKKKSKSKKKKMADTADINVGGEVAKQRAPHATSI, from the exons ATGGCCAACGCTGGGAGGAAGCTCCCCTAtgcgttcctgctgctgctggcccttGCAGCCGGCGTGCTGTGCGTCGTCGTCCTGCAAAAGGTGAGGGAGCAGCGCATCTTTGCCGGACGTCTCCAGGAACGTGACCGGCAGCTTGTCTCCCTGCGGATCCTCCTCCAG AAAGAGAAGGCATTTAACAGAGAGATGAAGAGGAAGTTGGACGAAATGAAAGCCACAACCACTTCACTTAGAACTCAGAAAATAGACCAGAAAACCAAGCTCAAGGGTCTGGAAGCCACAGTAGCAAATCTTAAGAAGactcaaaaagaaaaggaagcagCTCTCGCAGAGAAAGACAACCGCATCAACCTAATGGAAGAGGCAGCCACAAATCTTAAGAAGGCTCGAAGAGAACTGGAGGCCACTCTCACAGAGAAAGACAGACACATCAGACAAATGGATGAAAATGCCACAAATGCTACGAACACTCAAAAAGAATTGGAAGCAGTTCTCAGGGAGAAAGACAGCCGTATCAGGCAAATGGAAGAGAAAGCCATAGGTTCAAACCCTGACCAGATGGCAGCTCTGATGGAAATCCTGCAGTGGAAGGAGGCTGAACTTGAAGAGATCAAGACTAGGTTCCAAGATTTCAAGAAAACAGACAGAGTGGATGTGCATAATAAGAGCACTCCTGTGCAAACAAACAATACTAGCACAACACCTAACATTGTGGTAGTAAAAAGGTCTATGAACTCAAGCATTGTGGCTATTCCCGTCAAATCTGAAGAAAAGATATCTGCCAATACCACAGTAGTAGAAAGTGCCAAGCCTGAAGAAAAGAGGCCTGCCAATACCACAGTTGTCGAAAGTGCCAAGCCTGAAGAAAAGAGGCCTGCCAATAACACAGTAGTAGAAAGTGCCAAGCCTGAAGAAAAGAGACTTGCCAATACCACAGTAGTAGAAAGTAAGCGCTCAAAAGACAGATCTTTAGAAGAAAAGCCAGTGAAGTCCGCAACTAATATGGAAGATGATGGCATACAAGGAAACTTAAATGATTTTGATGACGATATAGATTTTGATGATATTTATGGAGAAAGTCGTTCAAAAAAATCTGGATCCCCACGAAGGAACAAGAAGTTTATGACCAACGATCTGGATGGCATTGGACAGTCTGGGAACTCCCTAGATCAGGACAGCGATAGGGTTCGATACAATAGACTGCTGGAGAAGGAAACTGCTAAACTTTCCAAGGAAACCAAGAAGAACAACACTAATGGTTCCTTGGAGAAGACCTCCAAAGCTAGCTTAGATCATGGTGGCCACACCACATCAGAAAAAGTTATGCAAGGGATGGCTGGTGCTGCTGATGTGAAGCCCAGCATCAATATGCTACTGAACAATGATGAGGCAAAACAGCAAAACAGGaagcagaagaagaaaaagtctaaatccaaaaagaagaagatggcTGATACTGCAGATATTAATGTTGGTGGAGAAGTTGCTAAACAGAGGGCGCCACATGCAACATCGATCTGA
- the LOC120677230 gene encoding double-strand break repair protein MRE11-like: MEEEGGSSTLRVLVATDCHLGYLDKDEERRFDSFDTFEEICSLAEKHKVDFLLLGGDLFHENKPSNSTLVKTIEILRRYCMNDRPVQFQVLSYQAASLQNRFGQVNYEDSNYNIGLPVFAIHGSHDGPTGVDNMSSNDILSAGNFLNYFGKTDLGCTGISKTTVYPVFIRKGKTYVALYGVGNIKDERLNRMLNEPHAVNWMLPEIRDEIDWFNILVLHQKRKKASPSSGVSERLLPRFLDLVIWGHEHECLIDPEEVSGMGFHVTQPGSSIATSLINAEAKPKHVLLLEIKGTQYRSTKIPLQSVRPFEYVEVVLEDQVDVDPSDEATIHAYLHKIVSNLIEKVRETTASGSELKLPLVRIKVDYSGFSIINSKQFGQKYVGKVANPQDILHFTKSGERCKNTQESTNSFGEVDTNDLNKQTIEALIPETNLQLEILHLNDLNSALHEFVNNDDSMAFHSYLKQSIDEAREPGKKPITKGRQGSQNLLTGALSVLESDDEPIESSDPEESGSSQQTGRKRRAAPGGGDGGSAASAAGRRKTDLASFQRAPKKEDDADASKERRTPVAPGRYGAVIRRRG, from the exons ggaagaagaagggggtaGCAGTACTCTACGCGTACTCGTGGCAACAGATTGCCACCTTGGCtaccttgacaaagatgaggaGCGAAGATTCGACTCCTTTGACACTTTTGAAGAGATATGCTCATTGGCAGAAAAACATAAG GTAGATTTCCTACTCCTTGGTGGTGACCTGTTCCATGAGAACAAGCCTTCCAACTCGACATTGGTAAAGACAATTGAGATCCTACGACGCTATTGCATGAATGACCGGCCAGTGCAGTTTCAGGTTTTAAGTTATCAGGCAGCCAGCCTCCAGAATAG GTTTGGCCAAGTGAATTATGAAGACTCAAACTACAACATTGGCTTGCCTGTCTTTGCCATCCATGGGAGCCATGATGGCCCTACTGGAGTT GATAACATGTCTTCGAATGATATACTCTCGGctggaaattttttgaattattttggTAAAACTGATCTTGGATGCACGGGTATCAGTAAAACAACAGTTTATCCTGTATTTATCAGAAAG GGTAAAACTTATGTTGCTCTATATGGAGTTGGCAACATTAAGGATGAGAGACTGAATAGAATGTTAAAT gAACCACATGCTGTTAACTGGATGCTACCTGAAATCCGAGATGAGATAGACTGGTTCAACATCTTGGTTCTTCATCAGAAAAG AAAAAAGGCAAGTCCTAGTAGTGGTGTTAGTGAGCGCCTCCTGCCACGTTTTCTGGACTTGGTAATTTGGGGGCATGAGCATGAATGCCTAATTGATCCTGAG GAGGTTTCTGGAATGGGTTTTCACGTCACCCAACCAGGTTCCTCAATTGCTACCTCACTGATTAATGCTGAAGCTAAGCCAAAGCATGTGCTATTGTTGGAAATCAAG GGGACGCAGTACAGGTCAACCAAAATACCTCTGCAATCTGTCAGACCTTTTGAATATGTAGAG GTTGTACTGGAAGACCAGGTAGATGTTGATCCTAGTGATGAAGCAACCATTCATGCGTATCTGCACAAAATT GTGAGCAACCTTATTGAGAAGGTTAGGGAGACAACAGCCAGTGGATCAGAACTCAAGCTTCCACTAGTTAGAATAAAG GTGGATTACTCTGGCTTCTCGATAATAAATTCGAAGCAATTTGGTCAGAAGTATGTTGGCAAG GTTGCAAACCCACAAGACATCCTTCACTTTACAAAATCAGGGGAAAGGTGTAAAAATACACAAG AAAGCACTAACAGTTTTGGAGAGGTTGACACAAATGACCTCAACAAACAAACCATTGAAGCGCTCATTCCAGAGACTAACTTG CAACTGGAGATCCTTCATCTAAATGACTTGAACAGTGCATTGCATGAGTTTGTCAACAACGATGACAGCATGGCATTTCACTCCTACTTGAAACAAAGCATCGATGAAGCAAGA GAGCCAGGAAAGAAACCCATCACCAAGGGAAGACAGGGCTCCCAGAATCTGCTGACCGGTGCACTCAGCGTGCTTGAATCCGACGATGAACCGATTGAATCTTCC GATCCGGAGGAGAGTGGTAGCAGCCAGCAAACAGGAAGGAAGAGGCGTGCGGCACCaggtggcggcgacggaggaTCTGCGGCGTCTGCTGCTGGGAGGAGGAAGACTGACCTGGCTTCGTTCCAGAGAGCTCCGAAGAAGGAAGACGACGCTGACGCGTCCAAGGAACGCAGGACTCCT GTTGCACCCGGGAGGTATGGGGCGGTGATCCGGAGGAGGGGATGA